TCCTGATACGGCTGAGGCCCGTCGCCGTGGCCACGGTGGTGAACGAGGCCAACGAGGTGCTTCTGCTGTGGCGGCACCGGTTCATCACCGACAGCTGGGGATGGGAACTGGCGGCCGGTGTCGTGGAGGACGGCGAGGACATCGCCTTCGCGGCGGCCAGGGAACTGGAGGAGGAGACGGGCTGGCGACCGGGACCACTGCGGCATCTCATGAGCGTCGAGCCGTCCAACGGGCTCACCGACGCCCGGCACCACATCTACTGGGCCGAGGAGGGCGAGTACATCGGCCACCCCGTGGACGACTTCGAGTCGGACCGCCGGGAGTGGATCCCCCTCAAACTCGTCCCCGACATGGTCGCCCGCGGGGAGGTCCCGGCCGCCAACATGGCGGCCGCGCTACTGCTGTTGCACCATCTCAGGCTCGGCCAGGACACCTAGGACGCCTGGGACACGCTCAGCGTCCGAGGACCTGCCAGACCGTCACGGCCAGCGCCCCGAGGGCGGTGAGGGCCGCGACGGCCGGCAGGGGCCATCGGCCGTGTTCGAGGTGGACGACGCGTGTGCTCAGGTCGTCGACTTCCTTGTCCGTCTCCTTCGTGCGATGGCTGAGCAGGGCCAGCCCTCCCTCGACGCGTGCGTACGCGACATCGAGGCGGCGGCGTAACTCTGCGAGTTCTCCATGGGCCGTGGGATGTTCGGGATCGGCGGTCACTTGTCCGCTCCTTTCCGTAGTGGTCACATCCCTTGAATGTGCATGATGAGTCAACTCGCCTGGTGGGCGCGTGGGGAGAGTGTGCGAGCGGCATATGCGCGTCCGGCGCGCACACGGTGTGTGAATGCCGCGGGCCCGGCACTCCGAAGAGTGCCGGGCCCGCGCAATGCCCTGACGTGACGCTGGGTGATGTCCCTACGGGTAGGTGTAGAAGCCCGAGCCCGACTTCCGGCCCAGCCGGCCCGCGTCGACCATGCGCTGGAGCAGCGGGGGAGCGGCGTACAGCGGCTCCTTGTACTCCTCGTACATGCTGAACGCGACCGAGGCGACCGTGTCCAGGCCGATCAGGTCGGAGAGCTTCAGGGGGCCCATCGGGTGGGCGCAGCCCATCTCCATGCCGTTGTCGATGTCCTCGCGGCTGGCCATGCCCGACTCGAACATCCGGATCGCGGAGAGCAGGTACGGGATCAGCAGGGCGTTCACCACGAAGCCCGAGCGGTCCTGGGCGCGGATCGCGTGCTTGCCGAGGGCCTTCTCGGCGAACAGCTGGGCGCGGGCGAGGGTGCCCTCGGAGGTGGTGAGCGCCGGGATCAGCTCGACGAGCCTCTGCACCGGGGCCGGGTTGAAGAAGTGGATGCCGACGACCTGGTCGGGCCGGGAGGTGGCGACGGCCAGCTTCACCAGGGGGATCGAGGAGGTGTTGGAGGCGAGGATCGCGTCCGGGCGGGTCACCACCTGGTCGAGCACCTGGAAGATCTCGGTCTTCACCTGCTCGTTCTCGACGACGGCCTCGATCACCAGGTCGCGGTCGGCGAACTCGCCGAGGTCGGTGGTGAAGCTGAGCCGCGCCAGCGTCCCGTCCCGCTCCTCCTCGGTGATCTTGCCGCGTTCGGCCGCCTTGGAAAGGGAGTTGAACAGCCGGGTGCGGCCGAACTCCAGTGCTTCGCCGGTGGTCTCGGCGACCTTCACGTCCAGCCCGGAACGGGCGCACACCTCGGCGATGCCCGCTCCCATCTGGCCGCAGCCCACAACTCCGACGCGCGAGATCTCTCCCGCTGGGCTGTCCGTCACATCGTCCCTTTCACTGGTCGGTCTCAGTGGCCGTCCGGCCATCGCGGGCCCGCCGTCGTCCGGGGTCTTCCGTCCGCCCGGAGCCTGCGCCAAACCTGCACGTTACCTGCGGCGGCCATTGCCCAATTGTCCGGGCCTCACATGGGAGTGTGGCCCGGGACGGGTGCGGACGGTCTGTGACTTGTCCGACACGGCACATATCGGAGGTACGGGAATGAGTGGGAAGGCGCGGCACGCGCGCATGTCACGGCGGGCGTTCGCGGTGACCGCCCTGTCGACGCTCGTGGCGGGCGGGGCGGTGGCGGGAGCCGCACTGGCCGGTGCGGAGCCGAGCCGGTCCAACGGCAAGGGCAGGCGGACGACGCGTGAACTGCGGGGCATGTGGCTGGCGACGGTCGCCAACCGGGACTGGCCGTCGAAGCAGGGACTGACCGCCGCCCAGCAGCGCGCGGAGCTGATCACCCACCTCGACACGGCGGTGAGCCGCCGTCTCAACGCGGTGTTCTTCCAGGTCCGCCCGACCGCGGACGCCCTGTGGCCCTCGCCGTACGAGCCCTGGTCGCAGGTCCTCACCGGAACGCAGGGCAAGGACCCCGGCTGGGACCCGCTGGGCACGGCGGTCCGGGAGGCGCACGCCCGCGGTCTCGAACTCCACGCCTGGTTCAACCCGTACCGCGTCGCCAACCACACCGACCCCAGCAAGCTCATCGCCTCCCACCCGGCGCGCAGGCATCCGGACTGGGTGGTGCCGTACGGCGGCAAGCTGTACTACAACCCGGGTCTGCCCGAGGTCCGCCGCTTCGTCCAGGACGCCATGCTCGACGCGGTGCGCAAGTACGACATCGACGGCGTCCACTGGGACGACTACTTCTACCCGTACCCGGTCGCCGGCCAGACCTTCGATGACGACGCCGAGTACGCGAAGTACGGCGGCGCCTTCCCCGACCGGGCGTCCTGGCGGCGCGACAACATCGACAGACTGGTCCAGGAGACAGCCGCCCGCATCAAGGCCGTACGCCCCGGCGCCGACTTCGGGATCAGCCCCTTCGGCGTGTGGCGCAACGCGGCGACCGACCCGCTCGGCTCGGACACCCGGGCGGGTGTGCAGACGTACGACGACCTGTACGCGGACACCAGGAAATGGGTGCGGCAGAACTGGATCGACTACATCTGCCCGCAGATCTACTGGAACATCGGCTTCGCCGCCGCCGACTACGGCAAGCTGCTGCCCTGGTGGGCGGGGGTCGCGAAGGGTACCGGGACGAAGCTGTACGTCGGTGAGGCGCTGTACAAGGCGGGCGACCCGGCGCAGCCCGCGGCCTGGCAGGACGCCGCCGAGCTGTCCCGGCACCTGACCCTCGCCCAGGGCTATCCCGAGGCGAAGGGGCACGTCTTCTTCTCCGCCAAGGAGGTGGGCGCCGACCGGATCGGGGCCATGGCGCGAGTGGTCGCCGACCACTATCAGCAGCCGGCGATGCCCCCGCGCTGATGTTCAGCGGTAGTCGAACGGTCGGTCTCTAACGGTCCTCGCCCTTGTGGCGGACCTGGCAGTCGGGGCCGGGGGACATCACTGCCTCGTGCCCGTCCGGGAATCGGACGCGGTACGGGGGAGTGCCCTCCTGGCCCATGACCTCGACGACTTCTGTGACCTGGTCGTGCTGGCCGACCACTCTGCCGTGCTGGACAAGCTGGTCGCCCACGGTTGCGCGCATCTGCGGGTCTCCTCTCGGCTTCAGCCACGGGCCCGCTGGGTGACGGCGATACAGACGAGCACGGCCGCCGCCGTCAGCGGAGCGGCCGGCGTCAGCTGCTCGCCCAGCAGCAGGACCGACCACACCAGTGTGAGCAGGGGCTGCGCCAACTGCAACTGGCTGGCCTTCGGAACACCGATCGCCGCCATGCCCCGGTACCAGACGACCAGGCCGAGGAACTGTGACCCCGCCGCCACCCACAGCAGCCCGACCACGCTGTGCGCGGTGAGCCGCACGGGCTCGTACGACAGTGCCAGCGCGGCGGCGGGCACCGTGAGCGGCAGGCACAGCACCAGCGCCCAGCCGATGACCTGCCAGCCCGGCATGATCCGGGCCAGCCGGCCACCCTCGGTGTAGCCGGCCGCGCAGACCACCAGGGCGCCGAAGAGGTAGGCGTCCGCGCTGGTCAGGGCGCCGCCGCTCTGCTGGACGGTGAACGCGAGAACGGCCGCCGCGCCTGCCAGGGCCGCCGCCCAGAAGGTGCGCGAGGGGCGGGTGCCCATGCGCAGCGCCGAGCACAGGGCCGTCGTCAGCGGCAGCAGGCCGACCACGACGGCGGCGTGCGCGGTGGTCGACGTCCGAAGGGCGAGCGTGGTCAGGAGCGGAAACCCCACGACGACCCCGGCGGCGACGACCGCGAGCCCCGCCCAGTGGCGGCGGGCGGGCAGCGGCACGCGCAGCGCCAGCAGGCAGCCACCCGCGATGACCGCGGCCAGTACGGACCGCACGGCCACCAGCGACCAGGGGCCGAAGCCCTGAAGTCCCCAGGCGGTGGCCGGGAAGGTGAGCGAGAAGGCGGTGACACCGAGGGCGGCCTGGAGGGTCCCGGCGCGGCGGGACAGCGACCGCGGGGCCGGCCGGCCCGGGGCTTCCGCCGGCCTGCTGACCGCTATCGGCTTCGGTGCGGTAGCGCTATCGTATGCTCTCATGCAAGAGCGTAGCAGTGTCGGTGAACTGGCGAATCGGCTGCGACAGGAGGTGAACCGCTACTCTCCCGGTGGAAAGCTGCCGTCGAGCCGGGTACTGGTGGAACGCTTCCGGGTGAGCCCGGTGACCGTCTCCCGGGCGCTCGCGCAACTGGCCGCCGAGGGCCTGGTCGTGACCCGCCCGGGGGCGGGCGCGTACCGCGCGGAGGCCCGCCCCGCGTCCGCCCCCGCCGGGGACACCTCCTGGCAGGAGGTCGCCCTGAGCGCGGACGGCGCCGCCGACCTCGTACCGCGCACGGTGGACGCCGCCGGTGTCGTCGTCTCGCTGGCCGCGCCGCCGCCCGGTGTGATCGAGTTCAACGGCGGCTATCTGCATCCCTCCCTCCAGCCGGAGCGCGCGATGGCGGCGGCCCTGTCGCGTGCCGGACGCCGGCCCGGTGCGTGGGGACGGCCGCCCCTGGACGGGCTGCCCGAGCTGCGCGAGTGGTTCGCGCGGGGCATCGGCGGTGCCGTCACGGCAGCCGAGGTGCTGATCACGGCGGGCGGCCAGGCGGCCCTGACGACAGCCCTGCGCGCCCTCGCGCCGCCCGGCGCCCCGGTGCTGGTCGAGTCGCCCACCTACCCCGGCATGCTGGCGATCGCCCGCGCGGCCGGTCTGCGCCCGGTGCCGGTCCCGGTCGACGCGGACGGGGTGCGTCCGCCGCTGCTGGCCGACGCGTTCCGGGCGACCGGCGCCCGGGTGTTCGTCTGCCAGCCGCTGTTCCAGAACCCGACCGGGGCCGTGCTCGCGCCGCGGCGGCGCGCGGAGGTGCTGCGGATCGCCCGCGAGGCCGGGGCCTTCGTGATCGAGGACGACTTCGTACGGCGGCTGGTGCACGAGGACGCGGCGCCGCTGCCGCGTCCGCTCGCGGCGGAGGACCCCGACGGTGTGGTCGTCCACGTCGGCTCGCTCACCAAGGCGACCTCGCCGAGCTTCCGGGTGAGCGCGCTCGCGGCCCGGGGCCCGGTACTGGAACGGCTGCGCGCCATCCAGATCGTCGACACCTTCTTCGTCCCGAGGCCGTTGCAGGAGGCGGCCCTGGAACTCGTGGGCTCACCGGCCTGGCCCCGCCATCTCCGGACGGTGTCGGCGGAGTTGAGGATCCGCCGGGACGCCATGACATCCGCGCTGCTGAGCACCCTTCCCCAACTGTCCCTGCCCCACATCCCCTCGGGCGGCTACCACCTCTGGCTCCGCCTCCCCGACGGCACCGACGACTCGGCACTCGTCGCGGCGGCCCTGCGGGCGGGCGTCGCGATCACCCCCGGCCGCCCCTACTTCAGCGCCGAACCCCCGGCCGCGCACGTGCGGTTGAGCTTCGCGGCGGTGGCCGGGGCGGAGGAGATCGGAGAAGGGGTGCGGAGGCTGCGTACAGCCTGCGACGAGGTGCTCCGATGAGGGCTCCGAGGTGGGCCCCGGCGTGAGGTCCGGCATGGGGCCGGCCGTGGAAAACGGTTCGACACGGTGGGCCGGCGCGGGGGAACCTCCCGGCATGAGCGACGACGTGCCCGCCCTCCCCGAGGGCTACGAGATCTCCGTCGACCCCGCCCGGGTCGATGTCGAGCGTGTTCACCGGTGGCTGTCGACCGACGCCTACTGGGCGCTGGACCGGCCCCGGGAGAAGTTCGACGAGGTGATCCCGCACTCGCTCAACTTCGGGGTGTACGCGGTGACTTCGGGGGAGCAGGTGGCGTACGCGCGCGTGGTGACGGACCAGGGGCTGTTCGCGTGGCTGTGCGATGTGTACGTGGACCCGTCGGTGCGGGGCACGGGCGTCGGTACGGCGATGGTGCGCGAGGTGCGCGATCATCTCGGGGCGCTCGGGGTGCGCCGCATCCTGCTCGCCACGCACGACGCGCACGGCGTCTACGAGAAGATCGGATTCCGGCCGCTCGACAAGCCCGACCGCTGGATGGCGCTCCACTTCGAGTGAAGTCCTCGTGGAGCGGGCGTAAAGCCCCTGTGAAGGTTTGGGGGCGATCGGCGCGCAACCTCGATAACTCCTCAGTAACACCTCTTGACCTGCGTTCTCTCCCGGCCCACCATCGCCGCATGCAACTTCGGGTCACGTTCGTCGCCGCCGCGCGCAGCTCCCCGCTGCTCGCCGAGCGCTTCGACGACGACCGGCCGCTGGACCAGGCGGGCTGGGAAGAGGTGCAGCGCGCCGCCCAGGACCTGGTGCCGCTGGCGGCGGCCGAGCTGCGCTACTGCTCGCCGACTCCCCGCAGCCGGGCCACCGGTGACGCGCTCGGCTACGGGCCCCTCGTCCAGCTGGCCCTGCGGGACTGTGACATGGGCCGGTGGCGCGGCCTCACCCTCGGTGAGGCGATGGCCCGGGAGCCCGAGTCCGTGGACGCCTGGCTCGCCGATCCGAGCGCCACGCCCCACGGTGGTGAGTCGCTGCGCGACTTCATCTCGCGCGTCGGCGGCTGGCTCGACACCCGGCCCGCCGACGACAACGGCCGGATCGTCGCCGTGGCCGAGCCGTCGGTCGTCCGGGCCGCCCTCGTCTACGCGCTCAAGGCACCGCCCTCGACCTACTGGAACCTCGACGTCCGCCCCTTGTCGACGACCGTCGTCACGGGCCGTACGGGCCGCTGGAACCTGCGCTTCGAGGGCGCGCTCCCTCAGCCGGCGCGTGGCTAGCCGCCCGGTGGGGCGTCGCGTGTGTAGTCGGTGCTGAGGACGAGGTCCTTGGCGGGGCCCGCCACCCGCCACACCGTCCGCCAGCGGTCGGCGTCGAGGACCGTGAACTCGCCTCGGTAGAGATCGGCCGCGCAGGGGTGGTCGGTCACCCATCGGCCCGAGGTCAGGTCCAGGCCGTGGAACGGGCGGCCGTCCGCGAAACGTACGTCCGCCGTGCCCGGGGCGGCTCCCGGGAGGAAGTGGAGCGTCCGCTCGGCGGGGCGGGCGGTGCCCTGCCACACGAAGGTGCCGGACTCGTGGTGCAGCAGGGCACCTCGGCACCCTCCGTGCAACGGGCTGAACGTCGCGGTGCCGGTGAAGGCCCCTTCGTCCGCGCTCGCGCGATCCCGGACAGACCGTTCCAGCCGCCAGTTCCCCGCCAGATACCGCAGCGCATCAGGCACTGGCCGGAACTCGCCCACCCCGCCCCCCTCTCCGAACCCTCGGGTTGCCGCACGCCCCATTGACGCACTCCAGTCACATACCTATGTTGCCGTTCGAAGTGCTGATCGTTGTCCGGTATCCCGAACTGTATCGACAGAGCCGCGGAGTATCCATGTCACGCACAAGCACCCGCTGGAGACTAGGCCTTACGGCCACCACCGCACTCCTGGTGGCCTCGGCGGTCGTCCCCGTCCCGGCCGCCGCCGAGGACGTCACCGACTACGCCATCACCGTGGACCCGGCCACCAAGGGCGCCAGGATCGACGACACGATGTACGGCGTCTTCTTCGAGGACATCAACCGCGCCGCCGACGGCGGCCTGTACGCCGAACTCGTGCAGAACCGGTCCTTCGAGTACTCCACCGCGGACAACCGCTCGTACACGCCCCTCACCTCCTGGACCGTCGGCGGTACGGCGGTGACCCGGAACGTCGACGGGCGCCTGAACGCCCGCAACCGCACCTACCTCTCCCTGGATGCCGGCTCGTCCGTCACCAACTCCGGCTACAACACCGGGATCAGGGTCGAGAGCGGCAGGAAGTACGACTTCTCCGTCTGGGCCCGCGCCGACCAGGCCGACGCGCTCACCCTGTCCCTCGCCGACGCCGAGGGTGCCCTCGCCGAGGTCCGTCAGGTCGCGGTGAAGGGCGGCTGGGCCAAGTACCGGGCGCGGTTCACCGCGACCCGCTCCAGCACCGCCGGACGGCTGACGGTCGCCACGGACGGCCCCGTAGCCCTGGACATGGTTTCGCTGCTGCCCCGGGACACATTCAAGGGGCACGGGCTGCGCACGGACCTCGCCGAGAAGATCGCCGCGCTCGACCCCGGCTTCGTCCGCTTCCCGGGCGGCTGCCTGGTCAACACCGGCTCCATGGAGGACTACAGCGAGGCGTCCGACTGGGCGCGCCAGCGCTCGTACCAGTGGAAGGACACCGTCGGGCCGGTCGAGCAGCGCGCGACCAACTCCAACTTCTGGGGCTACAACCAGAGTTACGGACTCGGCTACTACGAGTACTTCCAGTTCTCCGAGGACATCGGCGCGATGCCGCTGCCCGTCGTCCCGGCACTGGTCACCGGCTGCGGGCAGAACAGGGCCGTGGTCGACGAGGCGCTCCTCAAGCGGCACGTGCAGGACACCCTCGACCTCATCGAGTTCGCCAACGGGCCGGTGACCAGCGAGTGGGGGCGCAAGCGGGCGCGGATGGGCCATCCCGAGCCCTTCCGTCTCACCCACATAGAGGTGGGCAACGAGGAGAACCTGCCCAACGAGTTCTTCGCCCGCTTCACGGAGTTCCGGACCGCGATCGAGGCCGAGTACCCGGACATCACCGTCATCTCCAACTCCGGCCCGGACGACAGTGGTTCGACCTTCGACACCGCCTGGAAGCTCAACCGGGACGCGAACGTCGACATGGTCGACGAGCACTACTACAACAGCACGAACTGGTTCCTCCAGAACAACGACCGCTACGACTCGTACGACAGGAACGGCCCCAAGGTCTTCCTCGGCGAGTACGCCTCCGGCGGCAACACCTTCAAGAACGCCCTCTCCGAGGCCGCGTTCATGACCGGGCTGGAGCGCAACGCGGACGTCGTCAAGCTCGCCTCGTACGCCCCGCTGCTCTCCAACGAGGACTACGTGCAGTGGCGCCCGGACATGATCTGGTTCAACAACCACGCGTCCTGGGGCTCGCCCTCGTACGAGGTGCAGAAGCTGTTCATGAACAACGTCGGCGACCGCGTGGTGCCCACCACCGCCACCGGCACGCCCTCGGTGAGCGGTCCGATCGCGGGCGCCGTCGGGCTGTCGACGTGGGCCACCACGGCGGCGTACGACGACGTGAAGGTCACCGGCGCGGACGGCACGGCGCTGCTGAGCGACGACTTCTCGGGTGACGCCTCCCGGTGGACCCATACGGGCGGCGGGAGTTGGGCGGTCCAGGACGGGCAGTACGTGCAGACGGACGTCGCCGCCGAGAACACGATGGTCTCCGCGGGCGACCCCGCCTGGCACGACTACGACCTGCATGTGAAGGCCACCAAGAAGTCCGGCAGGGAGGGCTTCCTCGTCGCCTTCGGTGTCAAGGACACCGGGAACTACTACTGGTGGAACCTGGGCGGCTGGAACAACACCCTGTCCGCCGTCGAACAGGCCACGGACGGCGGCAAGTCGACGCTCGTGTCCAAGGCCGGCTCGATCGAGACGGGTCGCGCGTACGACATCGACGTCAAGGTGCGGGGCCGGCAGGTCACCCTCTACCTCGACGGCCAGGAGTGGGGCGGCTTCACCGACGACAAGCCGGCCGAGCCGTTCCGCCAGATCGTCACGAAGGACGCGAAGACGGGGGACCTGATCGTCAAGGTCGTCAACGCCCAGGCGGCGCAGGCCCGTACGGCGATCGACCTCGGCAGGGTGAAGGTCGGGTCCAGGGCCGCGGTCACGACGCTGGCCGCCGCACCGGACGCGGTGAACAGCGAGACGGCGACACCGGTCGCGCCGGTGAGGTCGACGTTCACGGGCGTCGCGAGGAAGTTCACGTACACGTTCCCGGCGAACTCCGTCACCTTCCTGCGGATCAAGAAGGGGTGACGAGGGGAGCGGAGAGGGGCTGACCGGACGGGCGGCCCGGGTACCGGACGGTGCCTGGGCTGCCCGTACCGGGTTCAGCCACCCCACTCGAAGCGGACCCCCGCCCGGACTGGAGAAAGTCCTCACGCGCAGCCATGATCGTGCCATGGGCATGATCGACACAGCGTCCGCTCCGGCCTGCGCGGCGCCGCATACTGATCCACCATATTGCATAAACGTGCAGCGAAACGTATAGTCATGCCATCAAGGAGGAGGGTTCCATGGCGGTACGTGTGGCGGTGGCCGGGGCGAGTGGATACGCGGGCGGGGAACTGCTGCGTCTGCTCCTGGTCCACCCCGAGGTGGAGATCGGCGCCCTGACCGGCAACTCCAACGCCGGACAGCGGCTCGGCGCACTGCAGCCGCATCTGCTGCCGCTGGCCGGCCGTGTACTCCAGGAGACCACCCCCGAAGTCCTCGCCGGACACGACGTCGTCTTCCTCGCGCTGCCGCACGGGCAGTCCGCCGCCGTCGCCGAGCAGCTCGGACCGGATGTCCTCGTCGTCGACATGGGCGCCGACTTCCGGCTCCACGACGCGGCCGACTGGGAGAGGTTCTACGGCTCCGCACACGCCGGGACCTGGCCCTACGGCCTCCCCGAACTGCCGGGTGCCCGCGCCGCGCTGGAGGGGTCCAAGCGCGTCGCGGTGCCCGGTTGCTATCCGACCGCCGTCTCGCTCGCCCTCTTCCCGGCGTACGCCGCCGGCCTCGCCGGGGCCGAGGCCGTGATCGTCGCCGCGTCCGGGACCTCCGGCGCGGGCAAGGCGGCCAAGACGCACCTGCTCGGCAGCGAGGTCATGGGGTCCATGTCCCCGTACGGGGTCGGCGGCGGCCACCGGCACACGCCCGAGATCGTCCAGAACCTCAGCGGCGCGGCGGGCTCGCCGGTAGCCGTCTCGTTCACGCCCACCCTCGCCCCCATGTCCCGCGGCATCCTCGCCACCTGCACCGCCGCCGCCCGGCCCGGCGTCACCGCCGAGTCCGTGCGCGCCGCCTACGAGAAGGCGTTCGCCGACGAGCCGTTCGTGCACCTCCTCCCGGAGGGGCAGTGGCCCGCCACGGCGTCCGTCCACGGTTCCAACGCCGTTCAGGTGCAGGTCGCGTACGACGAGTCCGTGCGCCGCATCATCGCGATCAG
The DNA window shown above is from Streptomyces sp. NBC_01451 and carries:
- a CDS encoding aminotransferase-like domain-containing protein, yielding MQERSSVGELANRLRQEVNRYSPGGKLPSSRVLVERFRVSPVTVSRALAQLAAEGLVVTRPGAGAYRAEARPASAPAGDTSWQEVALSADGAADLVPRTVDAAGVVVSLAAPPPGVIEFNGGYLHPSLQPERAMAAALSRAGRRPGAWGRPPLDGLPELREWFARGIGGAVTAAEVLITAGGQAALTTALRALAPPGAPVLVESPTYPGMLAIARAAGLRPVPVPVDADGVRPPLLADAFRATGARVFVCQPLFQNPTGAVLAPRRRAEVLRIAREAGAFVIEDDFVRRLVHEDAAPLPRPLAAEDPDGVVVHVGSLTKATSPSFRVSALAARGPVLERLRAIQIVDTFFVPRPLQEAALELVGSPAWPRHLRTVSAELRIRRDAMTSALLSTLPQLSLPHIPSGGYHLWLRLPDGTDDSALVAAALRAGVAITPGRPYFSAEPPAAHVRLSFAAVAGAEEIGEGVRRLRTACDEVLR
- a CDS encoding histidine phosphatase family protein, producing the protein MQLRVTFVAAARSSPLLAERFDDDRPLDQAGWEEVQRAAQDLVPLAAAELRYCSPTPRSRATGDALGYGPLVQLALRDCDMGRWRGLTLGEAMAREPESVDAWLADPSATPHGGESLRDFISRVGGWLDTRPADDNGRIVAVAEPSVVRAALVYALKAPPSTYWNLDVRPLSTTVVTGRTGRWNLRFEGALPQPARG
- a CDS encoding glycoside hydrolase family 10 protein, producing the protein MSGKARHARMSRRAFAVTALSTLVAGGAVAGAALAGAEPSRSNGKGRRTTRELRGMWLATVANRDWPSKQGLTAAQQRAELITHLDTAVSRRLNAVFFQVRPTADALWPSPYEPWSQVLTGTQGKDPGWDPLGTAVREAHARGLELHAWFNPYRVANHTDPSKLIASHPARRHPDWVVPYGGKLYYNPGLPEVRRFVQDAMLDAVRKYDIDGVHWDDYFYPYPVAGQTFDDDAEYAKYGGAFPDRASWRRDNIDRLVQETAARIKAVRPGADFGISPFGVWRNAATDPLGSDTRAGVQTYDDLYADTRKWVRQNWIDYICPQIYWNIGFAAADYGKLLPWWAGVAKGTGTKLYVGEALYKAGDPAQPAAWQDAAELSRHLTLAQGYPEAKGHVFFSAKEVGADRIGAMARVVADHYQQPAMPPR
- a CDS encoding DUF1918 domain-containing protein — its product is MRATVGDQLVQHGRVVGQHDQVTEVVEVMGQEGTPPYRVRFPDGHEAVMSPGPDCQVRHKGEDR
- a CDS encoding DUF6314 family protein, whose protein sequence is MGEFRPVPDALRYLAGNWRLERSVRDRASADEGAFTGTATFSPLHGGCRGALLHHESGTFVWQGTARPAERTLHFLPGAAPGTADVRFADGRPFHGLDLTSGRWVTDHPCAADLYRGEFTVLDADRWRTVWRVAGPAKDLVLSTDYTRDAPPGG
- a CDS encoding GNAT family N-acetyltransferase; its protein translation is MSDDVPALPEGYEISVDPARVDVERVHRWLSTDAYWALDRPREKFDEVIPHSLNFGVYAVTSGEQVAYARVVTDQGLFAWLCDVYVDPSVRGTGVGTAMVREVRDHLGALGVRRILLATHDAHGVYEKIGFRPLDKPDRWMALHFE
- the argC gene encoding N-acetyl-gamma-glutamyl-phosphate reductase, which translates into the protein MAVRVAVAGASGYAGGELLRLLLVHPEVEIGALTGNSNAGQRLGALQPHLLPLAGRVLQETTPEVLAGHDVVFLALPHGQSAAVAEQLGPDVLVVDMGADFRLHDAADWERFYGSAHAGTWPYGLPELPGARAALEGSKRVAVPGCYPTAVSLALFPAYAAGLAGAEAVIVAASGTSGAGKAAKTHLLGSEVMGSMSPYGVGGGHRHTPEIVQNLSGAAGSPVAVSFTPTLAPMSRGILATCTAAARPGVTAESVRAAYEKAFADEPFVHLLPEGQWPATASVHGSNAVQVQVAYDESVRRIIAISAIDNLTKGTAGGAVQSMNIALGLDETTGLSTIGVAP
- a CDS encoding 3-hydroxybutyryl-CoA dehydrogenase is translated as MAGRPLRPTSERDDVTDSPAGEISRVGVVGCGQMGAGIAEVCARSGLDVKVAETTGEALEFGRTRLFNSLSKAAERGKITEEERDGTLARLSFTTDLGEFADRDLVIEAVVENEQVKTEIFQVLDQVVTRPDAILASNTSSIPLVKLAVATSRPDQVVGIHFFNPAPVQRLVELIPALTTSEGTLARAQLFAEKALGKHAIRAQDRSGFVVNALLIPYLLSAIRMFESGMASREDIDNGMEMGCAHPMGPLKLSDLIGLDTVASVAFSMYEEYKEPLYAAPPLLQRMVDAGRLGRKSGSGFYTYP
- a CDS encoding DMT family transporter; the protein is MRAYDSATAPKPIAVSRPAEAPGRPAPRSLSRRAGTLQAALGVTAFSLTFPATAWGLQGFGPWSLVAVRSVLAAVIAGGCLLALRVPLPARRHWAGLAVVAAGVVVGFPLLTTLALRTSTTAHAAVVVGLLPLTTALCSALRMGTRPSRTFWAAALAGAAAVLAFTVQQSGGALTSADAYLFGALVVCAAGYTEGGRLARIMPGWQVIGWALVLCLPLTVPAAALALSYEPVRLTAHSVVGLLWVAAGSQFLGLVVWYRGMAAIGVPKASQLQLAQPLLTLVWSVLLLGEQLTPAAPLTAAAVLVCIAVTQRARG
- a CDS encoding alpha-L-arabinofuranosidase C-terminal domain-containing protein → MSRTSTRWRLGLTATTALLVASAVVPVPAAAEDVTDYAITVDPATKGARIDDTMYGVFFEDINRAADGGLYAELVQNRSFEYSTADNRSYTPLTSWTVGGTAVTRNVDGRLNARNRTYLSLDAGSSVTNSGYNTGIRVESGRKYDFSVWARADQADALTLSLADAEGALAEVRQVAVKGGWAKYRARFTATRSSTAGRLTVATDGPVALDMVSLLPRDTFKGHGLRTDLAEKIAALDPGFVRFPGGCLVNTGSMEDYSEASDWARQRSYQWKDTVGPVEQRATNSNFWGYNQSYGLGYYEYFQFSEDIGAMPLPVVPALVTGCGQNRAVVDEALLKRHVQDTLDLIEFANGPVTSEWGRKRARMGHPEPFRLTHIEVGNEENLPNEFFARFTEFRTAIEAEYPDITVISNSGPDDSGSTFDTAWKLNRDANVDMVDEHYYNSTNWFLQNNDRYDSYDRNGPKVFLGEYASGGNTFKNALSEAAFMTGLERNADVVKLASYAPLLSNEDYVQWRPDMIWFNNHASWGSPSYEVQKLFMNNVGDRVVPTTATGTPSVSGPIAGAVGLSTWATTAAYDDVKVTGADGTALLSDDFSGDASRWTHTGGGSWAVQDGQYVQTDVAAENTMVSAGDPAWHDYDLHVKATKKSGREGFLVAFGVKDTGNYYWWNLGGWNNTLSAVEQATDGGKSTLVSKAGSIETGRAYDIDVKVRGRQVTLYLDGQEWGGFTDDKPAEPFRQIVTKDAKTGDLIVKVVNAQAAQARTAIDLGRVKVGSRAAVTTLAAAPDAVNSETATPVAPVRSTFTGVARKFTYTFPANSVTFLRIKKG
- a CDS encoding NUDIX hydrolase, with the translated sequence MQWTKQNEQTVYENRWFRVNLADVELPDGRHLDHFLIRLRPVAVATVVNEANEVLLLWRHRFITDSWGWELAAGVVEDGEDIAFAAARELEEETGWRPGPLRHLMSVEPSNGLTDARHHIYWAEEGEYIGHPVDDFESDRREWIPLKLVPDMVARGEVPAANMAAALLLLHHLRLGQDT